CGAACGTTTTCCGAGACCACTCCCGTCACGGCGATGGCGAAGATCCACGGCTGCACGCGACGGATTATCTTAATCACGTCGATTCCGCTGCCGACCGGAAGGACGAGATCAACGACGGCGGCCTGAAAGCGAGCTTGTCGTAACGCCTCGATCGCTTGCTTTGCGTCTTCAATGGAGGTCACCCGATACCTGGCGCGGGCGAATTCAATCTCTAGGATGCGTCGGCACGGCGGGGAGTCTTCCACCACGAGAACGTGATGGGAGTCTGCGCTCACGGCGATTCCTGTTTTCGAGCGCGCCGAAGGACGAATACGCCGAGAACGATCGCTGTGGACAAGAGGGCGATCGCAGATGGCTCGGGGACTGCGGTGACGTAATACTGCTGACCGCCAGCGGTGAAAACGAAGTCGCCGGTCTCGCCCGCAACCGCGCCGCCGGTGATCGTGGGAAATCCCGAAGGATCGATCTGGTAAGTTGTCAGAAGATTCCGAAAGAACGTGTCATCGGATTGAAGGACGAGTCCCTCGGGCGCGATCGCAAGCCACGCGGATTGTTCGGTCAGGTCTTGGAGAACGCGAATGCCGTATGTTCCAGCGATGGAGCTCACCTCCCATCCGGCTGGCACGCTCCCGATTGAAAAGTAGATCGGAACTCCGCTTCCACCTGCCGGCACCCAGAACATGATCTCTGCCGGGTTCTCCATGGTCGCAGGCGTCTCGTAAAGCACCGTGCCATTGCCGACAAAGATCGATCCGAATTTGTCATTGTCCGGGAAAGGGAGCGTTCCTGAAGTCGCCGAGTGGAACTGATCGCCGCTTGGCGGAAAGCCCCAGTTCCCATTGACCGCCACTGATTGGCGATCCGGGGAGACAGCGAGAGTCAGTCCGCTCGAGCCCACGATCGTGAGTCCAGCAGCAGGACTGCTGCCCGGCACCCAATCGTAAATTGCCGTGGGGCTCGAAAAGTCAGCGCGCCTCGCGAAGAAGACGTGACCGCTCTCTGCGGTCAGATTGCTCGCGGCTCCGGAAGACGAACTGCCCAGGGTAATGGGGTTTGTGCTGCCATTTGAAAGACTGACTGCAGTGAGCGTCGTCGCTGATGTCATGTCGTTTTCCTTCGCGTAAACGCCCAGTCCGCCGTTGACGATCCGCAAAGTCCCGTAGGCCGGCAGAGTCGGCACGAGATTCACGGCACCGCCTGTCGGCGTCCAGACGGACAGGCTCTCGTTCCCGTCGCTGTCCCAGACATCTCCCGAGGCCGAGATGTTCCATCCGCCCGCCGGCAAGGTGTAGAGGGTTCCTTGGGGACCGGAGGGAGGCGGCGGGGTAGGCTGTGGTGTTTGGGCTTCGGCCCGGAAAATCCCCATCCCGATGACGAGGCTCAGGAAAAGTGCGCGTGTTCGGCTCATGATGAAAAGATCTGTTTTGCGAGTTCCGCGGCATTTCTTCGGAAATCGCGGAAGGCAGGCGTTAGGAAAGGAGACGCTTCTTCGCAGCCGTGAATTCGTCTTCCGAGATGAGGCCTTGGCCGCGAAGCGATGCGAGACGATCGAGTTCACTTGTGGTCGACGGCGCGGCGGGACCGTCGGTCGGCAGCACCGACCACACGAGCGCGATGAGCCAAGGAATGCCGGCAAGGAAGCCGAGGGCATTGGTGATCAAAATTCCCCAATAGTGCCGGCTCCCGCGGTAAGCTGCGATCGAGGTCGGCAGGAAATAGACAAAGAATCCCAGGCAGACCGCGAAAAGCGTCTGGATGAGCCAGAACGGATTCTGTCCCCCGTTCATTCCGCGGTTGTAGTTGAGCGGATCGTGCGCGCTGATCCATGCGCCCCATCCCATGATGCCCAAGAGGAGCGCGGAGGGAACCGCGGCCGGTAGAAAAGCGCGCAGGAGAGTCGAGTTAGAGAGTCTTGAAGTCGACATCGGCTGAATAGGCGCCTTGGCGCGCCGTGCCCTCGATAATGACCACTGCCGAATGGGTCGGCGAAGAGCTCGCCGCGGAGCGCAGTGACAACTTGAAGAGCAATCCCGCCGGCGCGCGGAGGTTCAACCGCCCAAGCCACCGATAGACTCCGGTGACCGGCTTGCCGGAAAATTCGTTGCGAACACCGGTCACTTTTCCGCGCAGCTGCGCGGATGGAGCATAGCCGCCTGCCACGTCGGACCACTCCAGAAGGAAACCTTTCACCCGCCCAGAAGCAGCGATCTGAATGTTCACAAATTTGAGGTCCTGATGCTCCCCCGAAAGGGTACGCAGGGTGAAGGAACCTTGATAGCGGCCTTTGAAGGGGCGTGCCGATGCGGCTTCGCTTGAATGAGGCGTCACAAGGAGCGCCAGGGTCAAAGAGAGGAGGGCGAAAAGTTTCATTGCAGCTAGCGGGTAGGTATTGCGTGTATTGTGAAAGACACAGCCTATAATGACATATGCCAATAAAGACAGAGGCTCATCTAGTCAAGGACCATGCGCAAGCGTGGTATTGTGGAGGACAAGCACGGAAAGCGGAATGCGCTTGGTCCCCGCCTCCAAGAATTGAGAAAAGCGGCGGGACTGAGCCAATCCAAGTTCGTCGAAAAGCTGCAGCTCCAAGCCAAGTGGGATTGCGACAAAGCAGTGCTTGCCAGTATCGAAAATGGACGCCGCTCGCTGACCGATTTGGAACTATTGGCCATTTTGAAGGTGCTGAAACTTCGCTGGGCCGATCTGTAGGTTGCGGGCGATTGGAACCCGACGCAGCCCTTGTCGGTCGGAAACGTTGCTCGGCCTCTCCGCTCTCTATTGACGAGGGGCGGCAGAAAAATATCTGAGCTTCGGCACTCATCATGAATGAGTTTTATCGCCTATAGGCGACAGATGTACAATCTGAATCGTCGCCCATGGGCGACGTATTGATAGTCATCGTTGCGGCCATGCCGCACGCTGTCGCGTCTCAATTGGACAGGGAGCTCTCCGAATTCCTGCGTCGCACCATGAAAACGAATGGTTGGAGCTACGCGGACCTTTCGAAAAGGGCAGGCGTGTCGAAAGCAATGCTACAGCGAATCGTGGAACTGGAACGCTTCGCAACCCTCAACCTGCTCGCGCGAATCTGCGCAAAACTCGAGGTCAATCTGTCAGAGGTTTTTCCAAAGTCGATCAGCCGAAGGCACAAGACTTAGCGAGATCACTCAAATAACTCAGAGGAAACATAACCCGACCGGAACGTAATAGATAGAAAGCGCAAATTCTAAACGAAGTTGCTCTCTTGAAGTCCGCCGGACATCTCAAATTCCACTGTGCCCGCAGCGACCTCGAGGTCTACCTCGACAACGGCGCGAACCCCTTTCGAATCCCCAAGCGGATCTTGCAGGATGGCGAGGCTGTAGTTTCCATCTCCCCGGTCGAACACGGAATAGATGTAGTAACGTCCCCGCTGAAGTTGAGCCGCGGTTAGTTCATTTCCCCGAAGGTCGACCTTAGAATTTCCTGAGGCGGTTCCCTTGACCTCAATGAATCGTGCGATAAGCCCATCATTCTTGACCGGGGAAGCGTTAAAGTTTGCGCGGTCCTCAACACTCGCAAAACTAATGATATCCACACCGGGTGCCTGCCAGCCCGTCACGTTGCTTACGAGGATGGGGAAACGCGCCGGCGAATCGTTTTCCTCGAACTCCATCGCCTTTTTCTCACAGAACGCCCAATTGGTTACACGCCGCGTTCCGGAAAGATTTCGCTGCCCACCGGTCTGCTTTCGGGTTACCCGACAACCGATCCGACTTCTTTCAATTGGCTCATGTTCGCGTTTTTCAATTTTGAGCGGCTGATCGCCGAGGGCAGGATCCTCTGGCGCTGGTGGCTGGATCGGCGGCAGCGTTGGTGGGGGATCCGGCTTGGAAGTATGAGGCTGTTTCGGTGGTTCGTCTGGAACTTTGATTTCTTGAGGCTCACGCGATGTCGTCGCGTTCAGGTAGCGGCGCTCTATTTCCGCTATCGTTGGCAAATCCTCCTCGCCGGCCAATCGGCGCAGGATTTTGACCCGGTTCTTGGGTTTGCATGCAATCAAGCGGGCAAACTCGTCGCCGCGCTCAACGCTGAAAATCGCAGCGAAGATCTGGCCGACCGCATCTGCGAGCAGGTCCGAGCGGAGTGGATCTGGTTCGCTTGGATCCGTCTGCACGTAGGCTGTCTTGCTGTTTTCGTCTAAAATCCAGTCCCAAGCGCCCAATTCGAGCGGTGACTGCTGCCCCTCGAACTCGACCTCGCCGGAAATCGACAAACACACTTGAATCGTCACAGACTTGAAGAGGTCAGTCTCCCGCGCAGATTGCGACCTGCTGCGCCGCAAAAAGAAGATCATTGGCTTGATACTCTGGATTTCGGCGTTGAACTGCTCCGCTCCCACGACCGGCTGATGGTCGGAAATCGTGCGCAGAATGTTCTTTCGATCAACGCTTCTGACACCAAAGAGGTCGAAAACCTTCTTTGAACCCGAGCGCTTTGGAAGGGCCGCGACGTTCAGATTTTTCAGCAGCGCCACTGGCACGTCTTCGGAATCGACATGCCACAGGTCGGATACTTTACAATAAGTCTCTACCTCCGCTTGCCGCGCCCACATTCTGCCCTGCCGACAGAATCTTTGTCGGGCCGGACTGTCGGTGACATCCGCGGAGGAAAAATGGTCGAGGACGGCGCGGTAAACCCCTCTTGCCCAGCGTCCCTGTCGATCACCCTCCCGTTCGGGGAGGGTCAGAAGCATTGAGTAAAGTTGATCGGGATCGATTTGGGTGAAGCTGGAAATCACGCCCGCCCGGTCGTGCGCATCGCGAATCAGCGCGCCGGGGAGGTCAAATTCTGCGAGTTGATCCTGTGTGGGCCTGGCTGGGGTTGGGAAGAGTTCCTCAAGCCCGTGAGCGACTTCGACGACACAGTCCATCGGTCGGGCAGGCGTCCCATCGCGAAGCGGCAACCACGTCGAACTCTGCAGCCTCCAGCGCACGTAGCTGGGAATGGGCCCTTCATAGTGGCGATGAACACTTGCGCGGTGAGGCCGGTTCTCGAGGCGACCGTGAGCCGTGGACGGGATTTTCCACGATTTTGCCCGCTCGTCGTGGGCAAGCCACGAGAGAATTGCGATCGGATTTCCTGTCGAAAGAATATCATTAAGTCCATCCACCGTCGCCAGCTTTGAAAAGCGGACCGAATTCAAACTTGTCGCACGTTCGATGACATCATCCTGCATGCGAATCGGAAAACTCAGGGAGGCCAGAACATATTCCCTAAAATCGTGGCCTGGTTCCGTCTCAATGTCTTCCCTTGGAAATTCAGCCACTCCCAACCACAGAAAGAATTGGTCATACGTCGGGCCAGATTCGTCGAATCCCAATGCACCCGGCTCTGCCAAAAGCCGCTCGGGAAAATTCCGATAAAGTCCCTCCAGAATTCGGCCCTTTGGGCCGTATCCCCCGCTGAGATAGACGGCTTTTGCCGAGCGAAACGTCCCGGCCTTCGTCAACAACTGCAAACCGGCATCAGCCGGAAACTTGGGACGCTCACCGGGAGACTGGTCCTCCGGATACAATGAATAAAGGACGCGCAGCAATTCCCTCCGGATGGTTGCCTCCTCGGCAGGCGTTTCGCTCACTCGTTGATTCGCACGCGCAACCAAGTGACTGAGCACGTTGTCGAGTGAATATCGAACGACCCCCAGGGGCGCGAGCCGCCCCACCAGCGCAATTTGGTCTCCCACGTTGAGCCGACTCTCCAGCGCTTTTCGGAGATTTTGGTCGAGAAAGCGCAGGTCCACCCATTCCGGGACATCGTGAAGACGCTCATTCGGACCGGATACAAAAACACGTCGGCCAGCAGGAACAGGACTTCCAAAACCATCGAGGAGCAGCGGAAGAGAAAACGCGGATTCTGCGGCGTGCTTCAGGGAGCCCACGATGAAATCCGCTCTCTCGTCAATGGTGTGGAATTCCAGCAACTCGCGAGCCTGCTGCCAGTGCTCTTCTTCGAGCGAAGGAACCTCAAGTTGTCCGAGCACTTCCTTGATTGAGCCGCCTTTGCGTGTATCGACCACTGTCGGAAAGGCCGTCGCGGGGAGCCAGGATGTATCTTCAAATGACGCGTGCAATGCCTCGTCCGCTCGAACGAGGTGGCCCGCGCGGACCGGAATGAGCGCCAGCTCACGCGCATGAGTCATCAGCATCTCCCGGAAGCCAATCTTCGAGAGCGCTTCGCCATGATGTGCCTTCGGAGACAATATCTCCAACCCGGAGCAGTCAGCCGCGGCTGCCGCCCGCTCCGCCGCACATTTCGCCAGCAAGTTTGCGAGCCGAGAAATGATGAACTCATTCGCCTTCGTTGGCTTGAACTGCTGGCGATTGGACAGCAGTTCCACCGTTGCGTGCGCGATTACGGCGTAGGGAAATCTGACCTCCGTCGGGAAATACGAGTATAGGAACCCAGCTTCAGAAGAGAGATTCGATGCCGTCGCGATCGCCACTTCGTAGTCGAGGGGCGGCGAATCCGGTGGCAGAAACTCAGCGGGAACGGATTTCATTTCCCGGCGGACATGCCAGGCGAGGATCGGCTCCTCACCACCGGAAATCGAGATACGAACGAGACCGTTTTCAACCGGCTGTTTCGTCCACGTGCGCTCCGGTTCTCCAGGAAGCGTGATCGAGATTTCGGAGAGTCCCGATGCGAAAAGCAAAACTTCCGGCCGCAGCTGTTCGATCTGAGCCTTGGCGTTTCGGAATCCTCCCTCACGGTCGTCGAACGGCATGGAGACGACAGTGTCGAAGCGGTCTCGTATTTTTCTGGCCGAGAGAAAAAGCAGCCGCTGCTCTTCTGAATCAAACAACGGCTCCAGATTTTGATCTCTTGGGCATACCGGAAAGGCGAGTAGCGGAAGCAGCAAACTCTCCTGTGTGCGCAGTTCCTGCAGGATCACTTGCGCGACATCGCCTCCACCCGTTACGAGATCATCCTGTTTCTGTCGCGCAAACTTGAAGGAATAGGCGAGTTGGAGATTTCCGCTCAGAATGCAGGGAAATCGAGACCAATTCAGAACCGCGCGGAATCCCAGTCCCTTGTTGCCAACAAACTTGGCACGGCGTTTCGGACTGAGGTGGGCGACACGCAGCGAGGCGACACCATCTCGCGAGAAAGGCTTTCCCGTATTTGCGACGAGAAGCCCCGTCTCGGTCAGTTCGATCCGAACACGGCCCTCGATTCCAGCGTCTGTCGCCGCATCACCCGCGTTCTGCAGCAACTCAAGCAGTTCGCGACCCGCGTAGTCGTTGGTCGCGCTTGCCTCCTGTCCGGCATCGGAAATGAGCCGCCTCGGGTTTCTTCGGTATTCCTCGCACGTTGCCTCTTCTTCAGCGGCAATCCAGTCTGACCATGTTTCGGCGGAGTCCTGGATCGTGTCAGCCATGATCAATCTCGAAACGCGATTTCGACTCCGTCAGATTTTCCAATCCGGGTCGAACTGCTGCATCAGCTTGTTGATCTCGGTGAGGTCGGATGGAGGCGTGCCTTCGAACTGAAGACGGATTTCGAATCCGGGTGAACAGCCGGATAGCAGTTTCGTCAGTTGCGGCGCAACGTCCTCGGCCAAATCCTGCAACGCGGCGACTTCGATTCGAATCGTGTTCGACGTGAACCCGCTCCCGGATGGCGACGGAGGCGGTGTGGGTGGAGGCGGAAGTTGAGACGGCACGGAGATCACGACCGCCGCGTCCCCGAAAGCCGACTTGATTTCCCCTGACCCAGAGCCGCGGAGCATCACCCCTTGGTTGATCGCTCCATTCAACACATCGACAAACTGCCTCGACGGCCACGGCATGCCCCTCTGGGCCTTGAGAGCCGAATAAATTTCGGCCACGGTCGTCTTGGGAGACGGATCGGAAGACCATGCATCAGGCAGCGCGGCCGGCAGAAGTTCCAGGCTCCTCAAAGCCTGCGGCGGACGGCGAAGAGAAGCACTCGGATCGAGCTGGATCGTGGACGGTCTCTCCCCCAAGACGCTCTCGTTGCCAAAAACCAGCCAGAGCTTCCCTTGCTCCACGGCGTCGGCGACGGCCTGATGCACCGCCTTGTAATCCACTTTCGGAAGCGGATGCTTCTCGGCGACTCCCTGCTGGGTTTCCTCGAACTCTTGAGTGCCGTCGAACCACGCGCACAGGGTCGAGAGCTGCACCGGAGAGTCATCCTGCGGCCAGAGTCCGCCGAGCGATTCCGGCAGAACGGCCGCCGCCGGAAGACGATCTACCGACGCATCCTGCGGTAGCCAGGCTTCCGAGTTGGCCTCCCATCCGGCAATCGGGATGGAGCAACGCCAGAACCAATCGGCAGAACCATCCGGGCGGACATAACGCACTGCCAGCAACCCGCGGCTCACGCCCTCGGCCACGGTGTTCACGATCGTCTGCGGCGAGATCAATTTGGGAAGTTTTGGCTGCCGGGCGAAGGACTGGTAGAGGTCCTTTACCTGCACGGCGGCCTGGCCCGCAGGCCAAACGGGATAAAGCCCGCCGGGCATGATCGCCAGAGGCTCGATGCGCTGATCGAACAGGCGAAGATCCTTCTCCCGGAGAAGAGCCGGGAACATCGCCTCCGCGCCCATCGTAAACTTCCTCGTCTGCGGCGCACCGGTCTTATCCACGTAGAGCACGACCTCGAAGGCATTGCGGACCGCCGATTCCGCATTTTTCTTCGTGTCACGCTCGTTGCGCTGCACCTCCACGAGCTGGAGGTCGGTGAGGTTCTTTCCTTCGCGCTGCCGCACTTCGCCCCACGCCAGCCAGCTCGCGATCTCCGCTTCCGCCTGGCCGAGCCCGGTCACGGAGGGCGTGACCACCAGCATCACGTTCTGGCAGACACGTTGATCGGTCGGCGACGAATGTGTGGTGAGAAAAGCCAGCGTATCCGGAGCGACGGCTCCGCCCGCCTGGTGCGCATGATCCGAGCCCAATAGGGCCAGCCGGAACTGCTCGTTGTCATCGAGCTTGCTCGGATCGCTCGGCAACCGGTGGAAGCTCACGCCTTGGGGAATTCCTTCGCCGAGCACCTTGAGACTGCCGGCAAGTTCGTCGAATTTAATCCTGGCGACTCCCAATGCCTGCTGCACGTAGGAGTCGTGCATCTGAGTGATGTTCGGCTTCGGCCCCATGCGCCACGCCATCGGCAATTCGGTCGAGGGTTCCGTTCGCTCGCACGGTTCCAGATACCACGACAGCTTGCGCCAAGCCTTGAGCCCGTTGTTGAAGATCACAGGGACATCACAGGTCGCGCCGGTAAGCCAGCGGATGTCGTGGAGGTCGGCCTCCTGCCCGGTGGGCTGGGAATAGAGGA
This is a stretch of genomic DNA from Chthoniobacterales bacterium. It encodes these proteins:
- a CDS encoding helix-turn-helix transcriptional regulator, with product MRKRGIVEDKHGKRNALGPRLQELRKAAGLSQSKFVEKLQLQAKWDCDKAVLASIENGRRSLTDLELLAILKVLKLRWADL
- a CDS encoding helix-turn-helix transcriptional regulator codes for the protein MGDVLIVIVAAMPHAVASQLDRELSEFLRRTMKTNGWSYADLSKRAGVSKAMLQRIVELERFATLNLLARICAKLEVNLSEVFPKSISRRHKT
- a CDS encoding PEP-CTERM sorting domain-containing protein (PEP-CTERM proteins occur, often in large numbers, in the proteomes of bacteria that also encode an exosortase, a predicted intramembrane cysteine proteinase. The presence of a PEP-CTERM domain at a protein's C-terminus predicts cleavage within the sorting domain, followed by covalent anchoring to some some component of the (usually Gram-negative) cell surface. Many PEP-CTERM proteins exhibit an unusual sequence composition that includes large numbers of potential glycosylation sites. Expression of one such protein has been shown restore the ability of a bacterium to form floc, a type of biofilm.), which produces MNLVPTLPAYGTLRIVNGGLGVYAKENDMTSATTLTAVSLSNGSTNPITLGSSSSGAASNLTAESGHVFFARRADFSSPTAIYDWVPGSSPAAGLTIVGSSGLTLAVSPDRQSVAVNGNWGFPPSGDQFHSATSGTLPFPDNDKFGSIFVGNGTVLYETPATMENPAEIMFWVPAGGSGVPIYFSIGSVPAGWEVSSIAGTYGIRVLQDLTEQSAWLAIAPEGLVLQSDDTFFRNLLTTYQIDPSGFPTITGGAVAGETGDFVFTAGGQQYYVTAVPEPSAIALLSTAIVLGVFVLRRARKQESP
- a CDS encoding response regulator encodes the protein MSADSHHVLVVEDSPPCRRILEIEFARARYRVTSIEDAKQAIEALRQARFQAAVVDLVLPVGSGIDVIKIIRRVQPWIFAIAVTGVVSENVRLYALGEGFDRFVFKPYRARDVISMLPR
- a CDS encoding superinfection immunity protein, coding for MGWGAWISAHDPLNYNRGMNGGQNPFWLIQTLFAVCLGFFVYFLPTSIAAYRGSRHYWGILITNALGFLAGIPWLIALVWSVLPTDGPAAPSTTSELDRLASLRGQGLISEDEFTAAKKRLLS
- a CDS encoding DUF3883 domain-containing protein; this translates as MADTIQDSAETWSDWIAAEEEATCEEYRRNPRRLISDAGQEASATNDYAGRELLELLQNAGDAATDAGIEGRVRIELTETGLLVANTGKPFSRDGVASLRVAHLSPKRRAKFVGNKGLGFRAVLNWSRFPCILSGNLQLAYSFKFARQKQDDLVTGGGDVAQVILQELRTQESLLLPLLAFPVCPRDQNLEPLFDSEEQRLLFLSARKIRDRFDTVVSMPFDDREGGFRNAKAQIEQLRPEVLLFASGLSEISITLPGEPERTWTKQPVENGLVRISISGGEEPILAWHVRREMKSVPAEFLPPDSPPLDYEVAIATASNLSSEAGFLYSYFPTEVRFPYAVIAHATVELLSNRQQFKPTKANEFIISRLANLLAKCAAERAAAAADCSGLEILSPKAHHGEALSKIGFREMLMTHARELALIPVRAGHLVRADEALHASFEDTSWLPATAFPTVVDTRKGGSIKEVLGQLEVPSLEEEHWQQARELLEFHTIDERADFIVGSLKHAAESAFSLPLLLDGFGSPVPAGRRVFVSGPNERLHDVPEWVDLRFLDQNLRKALESRLNVGDQIALVGRLAPLGVVRYSLDNVLSHLVARANQRVSETPAEEATIRRELLRVLYSLYPEDQSPGERPKFPADAGLQLLTKAGTFRSAKAVYLSGGYGPKGRILEGLYRNFPERLLAEPGALGFDESGPTYDQFFLWLGVAEFPREDIETEPGHDFREYVLASLSFPIRMQDDVIERATSLNSVRFSKLATVDGLNDILSTGNPIAILSWLAHDERAKSWKIPSTAHGRLENRPHRASVHRHYEGPIPSYVRWRLQSSTWLPLRDGTPARPMDCVVEVAHGLEELFPTPARPTQDQLAEFDLPGALIRDAHDRAGVISSFTQIDPDQLYSMLLTLPEREGDRQGRWARGVYRAVLDHFSSADVTDSPARQRFCRQGRMWARQAEVETYCKVSDLWHVDSEDVPVALLKNLNVAALPKRSGSKKVFDLFGVRSVDRKNILRTISDHQPVVGAEQFNAEIQSIKPMIFFLRRSRSQSARETDLFKSVTIQVCLSISGEVEFEGQQSPLELGAWDWILDENSKTAYVQTDPSEPDPLRSDLLADAVGQIFAAIFSVERGDEFARLIACKPKNRVKILRRLAGEEDLPTIAEIERRYLNATTSREPQEIKVPDEPPKQPHTSKPDPPPTLPPIQPPAPEDPALGDQPLKIEKREHEPIERSRIGCRVTRKQTGGQRNLSGTRRVTNWAFCEKKAMEFEENDSPARFPILVSNVTGWQAPGVDIISFASVEDRANFNASPVKNDGLIARFIEVKGTASGNSKVDLRGNELTAAQLQRGRYYIYSVFDRGDGNYSLAILQDPLGDSKGVRAVVEVDLEVAAGTVEFEMSGGLQESNFV
- a CDS encoding DUF499 domain-containing protein, whose protein sequence is MFRVMHREPGEKAFYCDPKNFFSSTYATPNLQQFCRVVLRQLAGESGGESILNVAQTFGGGKSHTLAALYYLVTLGKKLPTDEASVQAILNAAKLDKPPTAIVAGLSLDKWSWVNGGSAKSPIGEVRKFRMPWNSIAWQLLGEQGLKILNLDETKPGYDTPPGEEDWNEVLSAAVKANKGALILIDEFLMWAHDAASPDPTGQDGGRGMFWADRLKNFFQKLGQAVVNTPHCSLVVSLLATDVSKTDEVGQAILAACSGGLNRQAELKSPVEKEDVAELLRRRMFEKFPENQAEIEAQIAGFWDRMKKASPVRAGDPNAKSRFVTAYPFHPDLIERFYGKWTHLRQFQRTRNVLQTFSKALREAEAWDESPIVSTQVFLNPPDAGGVSSALRALADVAMKSSDANPPWEQNLSVELGRAVQAQKSDAAGLSGREIESACVAAFLYSQPTGQEADLHDIRWLTGATCDVPVIFNNGLKAWRKLSWYLEPCERTEPSTELPMAWRMGPKPNITQMHDSYVQQALGVARIKFDELAGSLKVLGEGIPQGVSFHRLPSDPSKLDDNEQFRLALLGSDHAHQAGGAVAPDTLAFLTTHSSPTDQRVCQNVMLVVTPSVTGLGQAEAEIASWLAWGEVRQREGKNLTDLQLVEVQRNERDTKKNAESAVRNAFEVVLYVDKTGAPQTRKFTMGAEAMFPALLREKDLRLFDQRIEPLAIMPGGLYPVWPAGQAAVQVKDLYQSFARQPKLPKLISPQTIVNTVAEGVSRGLLAVRYVRPDGSADWFWRCSIPIAGWEANSEAWLPQDASVDRLPAAAVLPESLGGLWPQDDSPVQLSTLCAWFDGTQEFEETQQGVAEKHPLPKVDYKAVHQAVADAVEQGKLWLVFGNESVLGERPSTIQLDPSASLRRPPQALRSLELLPAALPDAWSSDPSPKTTVAEIYSALKAQRGMPWPSRQFVDVLNGAINQGVMLRGSGSGEIKSAFGDAAVVISVPSQLPPPPTPPPSPSGSGFTSNTIRIEVAALQDLAEDVAPQLTKLLSGCSPGFEIRLQFEGTPPSDLTEINKLMQQFDPDWKI